A region from the Rheinheimera mangrovi genome encodes:
- a CDS encoding PstS family phosphate ABC transporter substrate-binding protein: MKVAKLLTSLSLIAATLGLTAQAAIIEADPKLPAYVKATGVSGNISSIGSDTLNNLMTKWAEEFRKQYPNVNIQIQGAGSSTAPTALTEGTSNFGPMSRAMKPSEVQDFEAKYGYKPMAIPVAIDLLAVYVNKDNPLKGLTIAQVDAIFSATRKCGYKEDVTRWGQLGMEGAWANRDFTVYSRNAVSGTYGYFKDVALCGGDFKSSINEQPGSASVVQGISESINGIGYSGIGYITSSVKALPLAKKEGEPFYAPNADHALDGKYPLSRFLYVYVNKHPNKEMLPLEREFVRFVLSKNGQDVVAHDGYVPVPASVAAKALTDLGIK; the protein is encoded by the coding sequence GTGAAAGTAGCAAAGTTATTAACTTCATTAAGTCTGATTGCAGCCACTTTAGGTCTGACAGCTCAGGCTGCCATTATCGAAGCTGACCCTAAATTACCAGCTTATGTAAAAGCCACTGGTGTTTCAGGCAATATTTCCAGCATTGGTTCTGATACGCTGAACAACCTGATGACCAAATGGGCTGAAGAATTCCGTAAGCAATACCCGAACGTGAATATTCAAATCCAGGGCGCAGGTTCTTCTACTGCTCCTACCGCTTTAACTGAAGGCACATCAAACTTTGGCCCTATGAGCCGTGCGATGAAGCCATCTGAAGTTCAGGATTTCGAAGCCAAATACGGTTACAAGCCAATGGCTATTCCTGTGGCTATCGACTTGTTAGCTGTATACGTGAACAAAGACAACCCGTTAAAAGGTTTAACTATTGCTCAGGTGGACGCAATTTTCTCTGCAACCCGTAAATGTGGTTACAAAGAAGACGTGACTCGTTGGGGTCAGTTAGGTATGGAAGGCGCTTGGGCAAACCGTGATTTCACTGTCTACAGCCGTAACGCCGTTTCTGGTACCTATGGTTACTTCAAAGATGTTGCTTTATGTGGCGGTGATTTTAAGTCAAGCATCAACGAGCAGCCTGGTTCTGCTTCAGTAGTGCAGGGTATCAGTGAATCCATCAACGGTATTGGTTATTCAGGTATCGGCTATATCACATCAAGCGTAAAAGCTTTACCTTTAGCGAAAAAAGAAGGTGAGCCGTTTTATGCACCAAATGCAGACCACGCCTTAGATGGTAAATACCCGTTGTCGCGTTTCCTGTATGTTTATGTCAACAAGCACCCAAACAAAGAAATGCTGCCTTTAGAGCGTGAGTTTGTTCGTTTCGTATTGTCGAAAAATGGTCAGGACGTCGTAGCTCATGACGGCTATGTGCCAGTACCTGCTTCAGTAGCAGCTAAGGCTCTGACTGACTTAGGTATTAAATAA
- a CDS encoding ABC transporter permease subunit, producing the protein MHSTHPSQQSAGDSPRSLLPTGERRARLRRWRAIKDKISKYGISFAGISVVLAFATIFVYLFSEVGPLFSSASVEQETSYQSPAAQPLHSNIERYGEVGLTITSDAKLQFFNANTGELKQQVQLALPAGATVTAFGKADPRTGTIILGLSNGQALIAKHEYLLSYPNDQRQVNPKVSFPLGEAPVQVDAQGQALLAVAIQEKDENRMLSAYTADGRLVLSNMVAETVFLTGETTVVRTDYTLPDAPASARKILIDNTFQNLFVADNAGHIHYYAINNPEQARLVQSVNAVASGDQITAMEFLVGTVSLVVGSSSGDLSQWFLVRDKHNNFDLKQIRDFEQHPGAITQIESEYSRKGFMAIDDKGHLGIHYGTSARTLFLESFDDGLVAKQIAISPINTNFLMLDDKGQMHKFELENAHPDVSYKALWNEVWYEGRDEARYIWQASAGSDEFEAKMSMVPLAIGTLKAAFFAMLFATPLAIMSAIYVAYFMTPVLRGKVKPTIEIMAALPTVILGFLAGLWLAPFIEEYLSAVFAILFLMPFMMLAAAYLWRYMPESIRNRFGLGWEAAFLVPVIILFGYLAISASPMIDNTFFDGSLRQWFTDNGINYDQRNALIVGIAMGFAVIPNIFSIAEDAIFNVPRHLTQGSLALGATPWQTMVGVVLPTASPGVFAAVMVGFGRAVGETMIVLMATGNSPVVNFNIFEGMRTLSANIAVELPETAVGSTHFRVLFLAALVLFVFTFVFNTLAEVIRQRLRQRFSNL; encoded by the coding sequence ATGCACTCAACCCATCCAAGTCAGCAGTCAGCCGGCGATTCGCCGCGTTCTTTGCTGCCAACTGGTGAACGTCGGGCCCGATTACGGCGCTGGCGTGCTATTAAAGATAAAATCTCCAAATATGGCATCAGCTTTGCCGGCATCAGTGTGGTGCTGGCTTTTGCCACTATATTTGTTTATCTGTTTTCTGAAGTTGGGCCTTTATTTTCCTCAGCTTCAGTCGAGCAGGAAACCAGCTATCAAAGCCCTGCAGCACAACCACTACACAGCAATATTGAGCGTTACGGTGAAGTGGGTTTAACCATTACATCAGATGCAAAGCTGCAATTTTTTAATGCCAATACAGGTGAGTTGAAGCAGCAGGTCCAGCTGGCTTTGCCTGCTGGCGCTACAGTGACCGCTTTTGGTAAAGCTGACCCTCGTACCGGTACCATTATTTTGGGTTTATCCAACGGTCAGGCTTTAATTGCCAAACATGAATACCTGCTGAGTTATCCAAATGACCAGCGTCAGGTCAATCCTAAGGTCAGCTTTCCGTTAGGTGAGGCGCCTGTGCAGGTGGATGCTCAGGGCCAGGCTTTACTGGCTGTTGCGATTCAGGAAAAAGACGAAAACCGGATGCTAAGTGCCTATACAGCTGACGGTCGCTTAGTGTTGTCGAATATGGTGGCTGAAACTGTGTTTCTGACTGGCGAAACCACAGTAGTCCGCACCGATTACACCTTGCCAGATGCTCCAGCTTCTGCCAGAAAAATTCTAATCGACAATACCTTTCAGAATTTGTTTGTCGCGGATAACGCAGGACATATTCACTATTACGCCATTAATAACCCTGAACAGGCGCGTTTAGTACAAAGTGTCAATGCGGTGGCTTCTGGTGACCAAATCACGGCGATGGAGTTTCTGGTTGGTACTGTGTCTTTGGTGGTCGGTTCTTCTAGCGGTGACTTAAGTCAGTGGTTTTTAGTGCGCGATAAGCACAACAACTTCGACTTAAAACAAATTCGTGATTTTGAACAGCACCCTGGTGCTATCACTCAAATTGAATCTGAATACTCCCGTAAAGGTTTTATGGCCATAGATGATAAAGGTCATTTAGGCATTCATTACGGTACTTCAGCCCGCACTTTGTTTTTAGAAAGCTTTGATGATGGCTTGGTGGCAAAACAAATTGCTATATCGCCCATCAATACCAATTTCCTGATGCTGGATGACAAAGGTCAGATGCATAAGTTTGAGCTGGAAAATGCCCATCCTGATGTGTCTTACAAAGCACTGTGGAACGAGGTATGGTACGAAGGCCGCGATGAAGCTCGTTATATTTGGCAGGCTTCTGCTGGTTCTGATGAATTTGAAGCGAAAATGAGCATGGTGCCATTGGCTATAGGTACTTTAAAAGCAGCCTTCTTTGCCATGTTGTTTGCCACTCCGCTGGCTATTATGAGCGCGATTTACGTCGCTTATTTTATGACGCCGGTGCTGCGCGGCAAGGTAAAACCTACCATCGAAATTATGGCGGCTTTACCTACAGTTATTTTGGGTTTCCTGGCGGGCTTATGGTTAGCGCCTTTTATTGAAGAGTATTTAAGCGCCGTATTTGCCATACTGTTCCTGATGCCATTTATGATGCTTGCTGCGGCCTACTTATGGCGTTATATGCCGGAATCCATCCGTAACCGTTTCGGTTTAGGCTGGGAAGCCGCGTTTTTAGTGCCTGTGATTATTCTGTTTGGTTATCTGGCTATTAGTGCCAGCCCAATGATTGACAACACCTTTTTTGATGGCAGCTTACGTCAGTGGTTTACTGACAATGGCATTAACTACGACCAGCGTAATGCGCTGATTGTGGGGATCGCTATGGGCTTTGCTGTTATTCCAAATATCTTCTCTATTGCTGAAGATGCCATTTTTAACGTGCCTCGCCACTTAACCCAGGGCTCTTTAGCTTTGGGCGCCACGCCATGGCAAACCATGGTGGGTGTGGTTCTGCCAACAGCAAGTCCAGGTGTTTTTGCTGCGGTAATGGTGGGTTTTGGCCGTGCTGTGGGTGAAACCATGATAGTGCTGATGGCCACAGGTAATAGCCCAGTGGTGAACTTTAATATCTTCGAAGGTATGCGTACTTTATCCGCCAATATAGCGGTTGAGCTTCCTGAAACTGCAGTTGGTAGCACTCACTTCCGTGTGTTGTTCCTGGCAGCGCTGGTGCTCTTTGTATTTACCTTTGTATTTAATACCCTCGCCGAAGTAATACGGCAGCGTTTACGTCAACGCTTCAGCAATCTGTAA
- a CDS encoding glycine cleavage system protein R, producing MKQLILTVIGQDKAGLVEQLATVIASHQGNWMASNLSHLGGYFAGILQLEVSEEHVFALTTELERMSDLDIKIQQGLDSVIHPDKQLQFVITGNDRPGIVRELSSVMKHKGANIIHFESSKQSAPNWGVPLFHAIATVELPAGLNKDEVVKALEAIASDVVVDIEH from the coding sequence ATGAAGCAGTTGATTTTAACTGTTATAGGTCAGGATAAAGCGGGTTTAGTAGAACAACTCGCCACAGTAATTGCCAGTCATCAGGGCAATTGGATGGCTAGTAACTTAAGCCATTTAGGTGGCTATTTCGCTGGTATATTGCAACTGGAAGTCTCTGAAGAACATGTATTTGCGTTAACCACAGAGCTGGAACGCATGTCGGATCTGGATATTAAAATTCAACAAGGCTTAGACTCTGTCATTCATCCGGATAAACAACTGCAGTTTGTCATCACTGGTAATGATAGGCCTGGCATAGTGCGCGAGTTGTCCAGCGTGATGAAACACAAAGGCGCGAATATTATTCATTTTGAAAGCTCCAAACAAAGCGCTCCCAACTGGGGTGTCCCCTTGTTTCATGCGATAGCCACAGTAGAACTGCCTGCAGGTCTGAACAAGGACGAAGTGGTGAAAGCTCTGGAGGCTATAGCCTCTGACGTTGTAGTAGATATAGAACATTAA